A portion of the Nitrospira defluvii genome contains these proteins:
- a CDS encoding amidohydrolase family protein — translation MTNPATKTLIDCHVHLAALPDGDNGCYISPKTLRSPLFRFLLWKHNLSPDKPREANHKYLADLVSELRASRHVGKAVLLAMDGVYDHNGRLNQAHTDFLIGNDYVLNTARAHPDLLLAGVSINPQRRDAIDEVHRCADAGAVLVKVLPNAKQFDPANRRYTAFYRALAERKLPFLSHVGYEFSLMGKDQSVGDPDRLRLALDEGATVIAAHACSYGLILYEKFLPTLRDLVQRYPRFHADISALTLPNRMRMLLHLRRYPELHERLLFGTDYPLSVFHAAAWGRVTLGTLRRIIKTTNRFDRQVEVCRGLKLGFRSFGDLLPPASTSLRG, via the coding sequence ATGACGAACCCGGCCACAAAGACGCTCATCGATTGCCATGTGCATCTTGCAGCGCTCCCGGACGGCGACAACGGGTGCTACATCTCCCCCAAGACGCTCCGCAGTCCGCTGTTCCGGTTCCTGCTCTGGAAGCACAACCTCTCGCCGGACAAGCCGCGCGAGGCGAATCACAAATATCTCGCCGATCTCGTGAGCGAATTGCGGGCGTCACGCCATGTAGGGAAAGCCGTGCTGTTGGCCATGGACGGCGTCTATGATCACAATGGCCGGCTCAACCAGGCCCATACCGATTTTCTTATCGGCAATGACTATGTGTTAAACACCGCTCGAGCCCATCCAGACTTATTGCTGGCCGGGGTGTCGATCAATCCGCAACGGCGCGACGCCATCGACGAGGTGCACCGTTGCGCGGATGCAGGAGCCGTCCTGGTGAAGGTGCTCCCCAACGCGAAACAATTCGATCCGGCGAACCGTCGATACACCGCTTTTTATCGCGCACTGGCTGAACGCAAGCTGCCATTTCTGAGCCATGTCGGCTACGAGTTCAGCTTGATGGGCAAGGACCAATCCGTGGGCGACCCAGACCGCCTGCGTCTGGCGTTGGATGAGGGCGCCACCGTCATTGCCGCCCATGCCTGCAGCTACGGCCTGATCCTGTACGAAAAGTTCCTGCCGACGCTGCGCGATCTTGTGCAACGATACCCCCGTTTCCATGCGGATATTTCCGCCCTCACGCTCCCGAACCGGATGCGGATGCTGTTGCACTTGAGACGATACCCGGAGTTGCACGAACGCCTGCTCTTCGGCACGGATTATCCGCTGTCCGTCTTCCATGCGGCAGCCTGGGGCCGCGTGACACTCGGTACGTTACGCAGGATCATCAAGACCACGAACCGCTTCGATCGGCAGGTGGAAGTCTGCCGGGGCCTGAAACTGGGGTTTCGTTCATTCGGCGACCTCCTGCCACCCGCATCGACGTCGCTTCGAGGATGA
- a CDS encoding DUF2330 domain-containing protein, translating into MKRWLLPVLILTAGLVLWSGEASAFCGFYVGKVDTKLFNKASEVAIARHDDKTVITMANDFTGDTKEFALVVPVPTILEKEQIHVSDAAVLAHLADYSAPRLVEYFDENPCLREELMERRSMDAMKNVAPAAASPRTRDKALGITIEAQYTVGEYDILILSAKESAGLETWLTEHDYKIPNGASPVLHSYLTQGMKFFVAKVNLGEQAKLGLTHLRPLQIAFESPKFMLPIRLGTVNADGAQELFIYLLTQQGRVETTNYRTVRPPEAQEVPLYVKDRFGVFYRDLFAQQVKREHERGLFLEYAWDMNWCDPCAANPLSAEELRSLGVFWQEPQGRGRRGAFQQGQQVFLTRLHVRYDAAHFPEDLMFQETADRANFQARYILRHAWAGTDSCAAAVTYRRQLPERYEREAQTLASLTGWNIEDIRQEMHLASRGPIEGKKKWYQRLWGN; encoded by the coding sequence ATGAAACGTTGGCTGCTTCCTGTTCTGATATTGACCGCCGGACTCGTCCTCTGGAGCGGTGAGGCCTCGGCCTTCTGCGGGTTCTATGTCGGTAAGGTCGACACGAAGTTGTTCAACAAGGCGTCGGAGGTGGCCATCGCGCGGCACGACGACAAGACGGTGATCACGATGGCGAACGACTTCACGGGTGACACGAAGGAGTTCGCGCTGGTCGTTCCGGTCCCGACGATCCTGGAGAAAGAACAGATCCATGTGAGTGATGCCGCAGTACTCGCACATCTCGCCGACTACTCGGCCCCGCGGCTCGTGGAATACTTCGACGAGAACCCCTGCCTGCGTGAGGAATTAATGGAACGCCGGAGCATGGATGCCATGAAAAACGTGGCGCCGGCAGCCGCCTCACCCAGGACGCGCGACAAGGCCCTGGGCATTACCATCGAGGCACAATATACCGTCGGCGAATATGACATCCTCATCCTCTCGGCCAAGGAAAGTGCCGGGCTCGAAACCTGGCTGACCGAGCATGACTACAAGATTCCCAACGGCGCCTCCCCGGTTCTGCACAGCTATCTCACACAAGGCATGAAATTTTTCGTAGCCAAGGTGAATCTCGGTGAGCAGGCGAAACTGGGACTGACGCACCTCCGGCCGTTGCAGATTGCCTTCGAATCGCCGAAGTTCATGTTGCCCATCCGGCTCGGTACCGTGAATGCCGACGGCGCGCAGGAATTGTTCATCTATCTACTGACTCAACAAGGACGGGTGGAGACGACGAACTACCGGACCGTGCGTCCCCCTGAGGCCCAGGAAGTGCCGCTGTACGTGAAGGACAGGTTCGGCGTTTTTTACCGTGACCTGTTCGCGCAACAGGTCAAGCGGGAGCATGAACGAGGTCTGTTCCTGGAATATGCCTGGGACATGAACTGGTGCGATCCCTGCGCCGCCAACCCGCTGTCGGCGGAAGAGCTGCGTAGTCTGGGCGTATTTTGGCAGGAGCCTCAGGGGCGCGGCAGGAGAGGGGCGTTCCAGCAAGGCCAGCAGGTGTTTCTCACTCGGCTGCATGTCCGATACGATGCCGCGCATTTCCCTGAAGATCTGATGTTCCAGGAAACGGCGGATCGTGCCAACTTCCAGGCACGCTACATCCTTCGCCATGCCTGGGCCGGCACGGATTCCTGTGCGGCAGCCGTCACCTACCGCCGACAGTTACCTGAACGATATGAGCGCGAGGCCCAAACACTGGCGTCGCTGACGGGGTGGAATATCGAGGACATCCGCCAGGAGATGCACCTCGCGTCACGGGGGCCCATCGAAGGCAAGAAGAAGTGGTATCAACGGTTGTGGGGCAACTGA
- a CDS encoding RnfABCDGE type electron transport complex subunit D, giving the protein MEQIHGMSKPGFLINRRDPRLYQIVSLGTLLTYGLVWLQFEVSFPHIVVTIGTALLVQYAATRLVGLPTFDPKSALISSLSLCLLLRTNDLAVSAAAAVLAISSKFLIRWGHKHVFNPTALALAVVLATGFGWISPGQWGHVAWFGFFIACLGSLVVTGAARADVTLAFLLFYSGLLVARALWIGDPLTIPLHQLESGALLIFAFFMISDPKTTPDSRTGRITYALCVALTACYVQFGLFRPTAPLWGLIVCAPLVPLIDTWLPGRRYNWPCPSPDDRPPPTLLPMLNSLPIPRPRRFS; this is encoded by the coding sequence ATGGAGCAGATTCACGGCATGTCCAAACCAGGCTTCTTAATCAATCGGCGCGATCCCCGCCTGTATCAGATCGTCAGCCTCGGGACGCTCCTGACGTACGGGCTCGTCTGGCTGCAGTTCGAGGTCTCCTTCCCACACATCGTGGTCACCATCGGGACCGCTCTGCTGGTGCAGTACGCCGCAACGCGCCTCGTCGGTCTCCCGACATTCGATCCCAAGAGCGCCCTCATCTCGTCGCTCTCACTCTGCCTGCTCCTCCGCACGAATGACCTTGCCGTATCGGCCGCGGCGGCGGTGCTGGCTATCAGCAGCAAGTTCCTTATTCGCTGGGGTCACAAGCACGTCTTCAACCCCACCGCCCTCGCGCTGGCCGTCGTGCTGGCGACCGGATTCGGGTGGATCTCGCCGGGCCAATGGGGCCACGTCGCCTGGTTCGGCTTTTTCATTGCCTGCCTCGGAAGCCTGGTCGTCACCGGTGCAGCGCGAGCCGATGTGACGTTGGCGTTTCTGTTGTTCTACAGCGGCCTCTTGGTCGCACGCGCCCTCTGGATCGGCGATCCGTTGACAATTCCGCTACATCAACTCGAAAGCGGCGCGCTCCTGATTTTTGCCTTCTTCATGATCTCCGACCCGAAGACCACGCCGGATTCCCGCACGGGACGGATCACCTATGCGCTCTGCGTCGCCCTCACCGCCTGCTACGTCCAATTCGGCCTGTTTCGTCCGACTGCTCCGCTGTGGGGACTCATCGTCTGTGCGCCGTTGGTTCCGCTGATCGACACCTGGCTGCCGGGCCGGCGGTATAACTGGCCTTGCCCCTCGCCCGACGACAGACCGCCCCCCACCCTGCTTCCGATGCTGAATTCATTACCCATCCCACGACCAAGGAGGTTCTCATGA
- a CDS encoding DUF3015 family protein, producing MTTGYRSMIAAFGGLFLVLLSACSFKATFKETTDTTSNITGTTSGRIWWNEDGMLKPEHKVTAFTAYNAENLETDAARGQGEYLASLRQLTATFDGQTFQPTAQEVFSRWSRSASPSATDLVTDLQASAR from the coding sequence ATGACCACCGGCTATCGTTCGATGATCGCGGCATTCGGCGGATTGTTCCTCGTTCTGCTTTCGGCCTGCTCCTTCAAGGCCACCTTCAAGGAAACCACGGATACCACCTCCAATATCACCGGCACGACCTCCGGACGCATCTGGTGGAACGAGGACGGCATGCTGAAGCCCGAACACAAGGTGACCGCCTTCACCGCGTATAACGCGGAGAATCTCGAAACTGATGCCGCGCGCGGACAAGGCGAGTACCTGGCTTCGCTCCGCCAGCTCACCGCCACATTTGATGGACAGACCTTTCAGCCGACCGCGCAAGAGGTATTCAGCCGATGGAGTCGATCGGCGAGTCCCTCGGCCACCGACCTTGTGACAGACCTCCAGGCGTCGGCACGCTGA
- a CDS encoding RNA polymerase sigma factor, giving the protein MQRDLMLTSLRERILAFATSRVSRDLAEDLTQEVLVLLHEKYARVTDLTELVPLAFQILRFQMLDAHRKSLRRGEYHQDAIEDLPLADPGDDPATQLDQKQRVDRLLAAVGQLGGRCRDLFRWKLEGHSFPEIRKIMGQTSINTIYTWDLRCRKQLLSLMGGTWE; this is encoded by the coding sequence ATGCAGCGAGACCTCATGTTGACCAGCTTGCGCGAAAGGATTCTGGCCTTCGCGACATCACGTGTCTCGAGGGATCTCGCCGAAGACCTCACCCAAGAGGTCCTGGTCCTGCTGCACGAAAAATATGCACGGGTCACAGACCTGACCGAACTGGTCCCGCTGGCGTTTCAGATCCTCCGGTTTCAGATGTTGGATGCCCACCGCAAATCGTTGCGGCGTGGCGAGTATCATCAGGACGCGATCGAAGATCTCCCACTGGCGGATCCCGGCGATGATCCGGCCACACAACTGGATCAAAAGCAACGTGTGGATCGGCTCTTGGCCGCCGTCGGTCAACTGGGAGGGCGCTGCCGGGACCTCTTCAGATGGAAATTGGAAGGACACAGCTTCCCCGAGATCCGGAAAATCATGGGCCAGACTTCCATCAACACCATTTACACGTGGGATCTCCGCTGTCGGAAACAGTTGTTGAGTCTCATGGGCGGAACGTGGGAATAA
- a CDS encoding DUF3617 domain-containing protein encodes MKTGVGMYVIAGVICAAPAVGAESVPLKPGEYQVTAVTESSNGEAGKPDTRSRCLKEEHLADPDAVFNYYALNGFKPNPANKVMNVSMHGGNVSYEIEGVYAITRVEGTVSNTSFSVVRKATPKGDKALSVTMKVDGKRTGDCASK; translated from the coding sequence ATGAAGACAGGCGTGGGGATGTATGTGATTGCGGGGGTGATTTGCGCGGCACCGGCAGTGGGGGCGGAGTCGGTGCCTCTGAAGCCGGGGGAGTATCAGGTGACGGCTGTTACGGAAAGCAGTAACGGCGAGGCAGGCAAACCGGACACTCGTAGCCGCTGTCTGAAGGAAGAGCACCTTGCCGATCCCGACGCGGTCTTTAACTACTATGCCCTCAACGGCTTCAAGCCCAATCCGGCAAATAAAGTGATGAATGTCTCCATGCACGGTGGGAATGTCAGTTATGAGATCGAGGGGGTCTATGCGATCACCCGCGTGGAAGGCACGGTCTCGAACACGAGCTTTTCCGTCGTTCGGAAGGCGACGCCGAAGGGGGACAAGGCGCTCTCCGTGACGATGAAGGTCGACGGAAAGCGAACGGGTGACTGTGCCTCAAAGTAA
- a CDS encoding acyl-[ACP]--phospholipid O-acyltransferase, which translates to MRGLLFAQFCGAFNDNAWKFMVALLGIRSVTAALTPGQDLETASQTQTTLAMVVFTLPLVLTSFVAGWFADRLSKRTVIITMKAVEVLLMAGATLALFSHPTGGYWALVVLACMGVHSAIFSPAKYGILPELLPHEQLARGNSLLELFTFLAILTGTTAGGFLLAGAGNQAWLAPLALTLLALAGFVAAWTVPPVPAARATGGLFDTLRGAFSALQADRLLRLAIIGAVFFWTIASLVVQNVLVYAKAVLGLSDALATVPSALISVGIGLGALLVSRLSRSRVEYGLVPLGAAGVATFLLVLGWATPAFSGTLLLMMALGISSALIFIPINALVQWRAPHDRRGSVIALENICVFTGILLGSLSGGILANAGLSTVGIFLATALGTTIGTAWAMWLMPDTFLRLILVLLTHTLYRLRIVGPSHVPVTGGALLVPNHISFIDGFLLIASLDRPIRFVVDAQYVNHPLFKPFMKALQVIPIASDGGPRVILRALRDAGQALDAGDLVCIFPEGQITRTGNLLPFRRGFERIVKGRDVPVVPVHLDRVWGSIFSFVGGRFVTKWPERLPYPVTVSFGTPVGADTPAHELRRLVRELGETAWHLRKPTRRPLHAAFVHAMRRHPFRLAMADMNKPHVSSLQALIGAIALARALRVHWTDQPYVGLLLPPTVAGALTTVAASLAGRTCVNLNYTVGKAGLESAVRQARLRTIVTSRIFIEKAKIDLPEGPTIIWLEDIGATIGPRQKALAALLALLAPLRLIESACGQTKPVSMDDLATIIFSSGSTGEPKGVMLTHFSIDANVQAVSQVLPLDRHDRILGVLPLFHSFGYLVFWYVTLNGAATVFHPSPLDVTAIGELCAKHRLTFLVCTPTFLQLYQRRCTPEQFSTLRVVLTGAEKLPLRLCQSFLDRFGIGPIEGYGVTECAPVIAVNCPDFRAAGFFQPASRRGTVGQPLPGVSVRIVDPDSFALLPPGTAGMLLVKGPNVMNGYLGREDLTAQAIRDGWYITGDIATLDDDGFLTITDRLSRFSKIGGEMVPHRRVEEALQLASGEEMQVCAVTGVPDERKGEQLAVLHTLPEERIPQILAKAAAAGLPNLFLPSHTHCLKVESLPILGTGKLDLRALKRIAMERLGKREP; encoded by the coding sequence TTGCGCGGGCTGCTCTTCGCGCAGTTCTGCGGGGCCTTTAACGACAACGCCTGGAAATTCATGGTGGCCCTCCTGGGAATCCGGTCGGTCACGGCAGCCCTCACGCCAGGGCAGGACCTTGAAACGGCATCACAGACCCAAACCACCCTTGCGATGGTGGTCTTCACCCTCCCGCTGGTCCTGACCTCCTTCGTGGCCGGATGGTTTGCTGATCGGCTCAGCAAGCGCACCGTCATCATCACGATGAAAGCCGTGGAAGTGTTGCTCATGGCCGGCGCCACCCTTGCCCTCTTCTCTCATCCCACCGGCGGCTACTGGGCGCTCGTGGTGCTCGCTTGCATGGGAGTCCATAGTGCGATCTTCAGCCCCGCCAAGTACGGCATTCTTCCCGAATTGCTCCCGCACGAACAGCTCGCCCGCGGCAATAGCCTGCTGGAGCTCTTCACCTTCCTGGCGATTTTGACGGGCACCACGGCGGGAGGGTTTCTGCTGGCGGGTGCCGGCAACCAGGCCTGGCTTGCGCCCCTCGCCTTGACCCTGCTCGCCCTGGCCGGTTTCGTGGCGGCATGGACTGTTCCGCCGGTTCCCGCAGCGCGTGCCACAGGCGGCCTGTTCGACACCCTGCGTGGTGCCTTCTCTGCGCTGCAGGCGGATCGGCTCTTACGCTTGGCCATTATCGGCGCGGTGTTTTTCTGGACCATTGCCAGCCTGGTCGTCCAAAACGTGTTGGTCTACGCCAAAGCGGTGTTGGGCCTGTCGGATGCCCTGGCGACCGTTCCCTCGGCGTTGATCTCCGTGGGTATCGGGCTGGGCGCTCTCCTGGTCAGTCGACTCTCCCGCTCCCGCGTGGAATACGGTCTGGTTCCGCTGGGCGCAGCCGGCGTCGCGACCTTCCTGTTGGTGCTTGGGTGGGCCACTCCGGCATTCAGCGGCACCCTCCTGTTGATGATGGCCTTGGGCATCTCGAGTGCATTGATCTTCATCCCCATCAACGCGCTGGTGCAATGGCGCGCACCGCACGACCGGCGAGGGTCGGTCATCGCCCTGGAAAATATTTGTGTCTTCACCGGCATTCTCCTGGGCTCGCTGAGCGGCGGCATCCTTGCCAACGCAGGCCTCTCGACCGTCGGCATTTTCCTGGCGACCGCGCTCGGCACCACAATCGGAACGGCCTGGGCCATGTGGCTCATGCCCGACACCTTCTTGCGTCTGATCCTCGTCCTGTTGACGCACACCCTCTACCGACTCCGCATTGTCGGGCCGTCGCATGTACCCGTCACCGGCGGCGCCTTACTCGTGCCTAACCACATTTCTTTTATCGACGGCTTTCTGCTGATCGCCAGCCTGGATCGCCCCATTCGCTTCGTCGTCGACGCTCAATACGTCAACCACCCGCTCTTCAAGCCCTTCATGAAGGCCTTGCAGGTGATTCCGATCGCGTCCGACGGCGGTCCTCGGGTCATCCTGCGCGCCCTGCGGGACGCGGGCCAGGCGCTCGATGCCGGCGATCTCGTCTGCATTTTTCCGGAAGGCCAGATCACCCGCACCGGAAATCTCTTGCCGTTCCGCCGCGGTTTCGAGCGCATTGTGAAGGGGCGTGACGTGCCCGTCGTGCCGGTACACCTGGATCGGGTGTGGGGCAGCATTTTTAGTTTTGTCGGGGGGCGCTTTGTGACCAAATGGCCGGAGCGCCTGCCCTATCCGGTCACCGTATCGTTTGGCACCCCGGTCGGCGCCGACACACCCGCGCACGAACTCCGCCGGCTGGTGCGTGAGCTCGGCGAGACGGCCTGGCACCTGAGGAAACCCACCAGGCGCCCCCTACACGCTGCCTTTGTGCACGCGATGCGCCGGCATCCCTTCCGGCTGGCCATGGCCGATATGAACAAGCCGCACGTGTCCTCGCTCCAAGCCCTGATCGGTGCCATCGCCCTCGCACGTGCACTCCGCGTTCACTGGACGGATCAACCCTATGTGGGGTTGTTGCTGCCGCCGACCGTCGCAGGCGCGCTCACCACCGTTGCCGCCTCGCTGGCCGGCCGGACCTGCGTCAACCTCAACTACACGGTGGGCAAGGCGGGACTGGAATCCGCCGTTCGGCAAGCCCGGCTGCGCACGATCGTCACGAGCCGCATATTTATCGAGAAAGCCAAAATCGACCTGCCTGAGGGGCCGACCATCATCTGGCTGGAAGACATCGGCGCCACCATCGGCCCGCGGCAGAAAGCCCTCGCCGCACTCCTCGCGCTGCTGGCCCCGCTCAGGCTGATCGAATCGGCCTGCGGTCAGACCAAGCCGGTCTCGATGGACGATCTCGCCACGATCATCTTCAGCAGCGGCAGCACCGGAGAACCGAAAGGCGTCATGCTGACTCATTTCAGCATCGATGCCAACGTCCAGGCAGTCTCACAGGTGCTTCCGTTGGATCGGCACGACCGCATCCTTGGCGTCCTCCCGCTGTTTCATTCGTTCGGCTATCTGGTGTTCTGGTATGTCACGCTCAATGGAGCGGCCACCGTCTTCCATCCCTCTCCGCTCGATGTGACGGCCATCGGCGAGCTCTGCGCCAAACACCGTCTGACGTTTCTCGTGTGCACGCCGACGTTTCTGCAGCTCTATCAGCGTCGCTGCACCCCTGAGCAGTTCAGCACATTACGGGTCGTCCTCACCGGGGCTGAAAAACTCCCCCTGCGCCTCTGCCAATCCTTCCTGGACCGGTTCGGCATCGGGCCGATTGAGGGGTATGGCGTGACCGAATGTGCTCCCGTGATCGCGGTCAATTGCCCGGACTTCCGCGCGGCCGGGTTTTTCCAGCCGGCCTCCCGGCGCGGGACGGTCGGGCAACCGCTTCCCGGTGTATCCGTTCGCATCGTCGATCCCGACAGCTTTGCCCTGCTCCCACCCGGCACAGCCGGCATGTTGCTCGTGAAGGGACCGAATGTGATGAACGGCTACCTCGGCCGGGAAGACTTGACCGCCCAGGCGATCCGCGACGGATGGTATATTACCGGTGACATCGCCACGCTCGACGACGATGGATTCCTGACCATCACGGATCGGTTGTCGCGGTTTTCCAAGATCGGCGGTGAAATGGTCCCGCATCGACGTGTGGAGGAGGCCCTCCAGTTGGCGTCAGGAGAGGAGATGCAAGTCTGTGCCGTCACCGGCGTTCCGGATGAGCGGAAGGGTGAACAGTTGGCCGTCCTGCACACACTCCCGGAAGAAAGGATTCCGCAGATCCTGGCGAAGGCTGCCGCTGCCGGCCTTCCGAACCTCTTTCTCCCCTCGCATACCCATTGCCTCAAAGTCGAGTCACTTCCGATCCTGGGAACCGGCAAGCTGGATCTTCGGGCGCTGAAACGGATCGCGATGGAACGGCTGGGGAAGCGTGAACCATGA
- a CDS encoding universal stress protein — MHAPRTSLVIHRIFHPTDFSEDSQVAFAHALKLALAYRAELTIMHVDPEVSPEGFEDFPRVRPTLAKWGLLPESSAKGDVTRLGLHIRKVRALASDAKQAIIHHLTAAPTDLMVLATHQHEGFARWVHHSLAEPVSRHMHVKTLFVPSHVQGFVDRETGNTSLNRLLLPISLTPPSQPAIDAATALVSQLNVSPVTLTLVHAGQEPDPTALVLPDKPDWSWNQLFGQGDPVEWVLAAGAEFDVDVIVMATKGQDSVLDMLRGSTTERVLRGARCPVLAIPAPLV; from the coding sequence ATGCATGCGCCTCGCACGTCGCTTGTGATTCACCGTATCTTCCACCCCACGGATTTTTCAGAAGACAGTCAGGTGGCATTCGCCCACGCCCTCAAGCTGGCCCTGGCGTACCGAGCCGAACTCACGATCATGCACGTGGATCCCGAGGTCTCGCCTGAGGGATTCGAGGACTTTCCCCGCGTTCGCCCGACGCTGGCTAAATGGGGGCTGCTGCCGGAATCCAGTGCGAAGGGCGACGTCACGAGGCTTGGTTTGCACATCCGAAAGGTGCGCGCCCTGGCCTCAGACGCCAAACAAGCGATCATCCATCACCTGACGGCCGCCCCCACCGATCTCATGGTCTTGGCCACGCATCAACACGAAGGGTTCGCCCGGTGGGTGCATCACTCGCTGGCTGAACCGGTCTCGCGACACATGCATGTGAAGACCTTGTTCGTCCCGTCGCATGTCCAGGGTTTTGTTGACAGGGAGACCGGGAACACTTCGCTCAACCGACTCCTGTTACCGATCTCTCTCACCCCGCCGTCTCAACCGGCTATCGATGCGGCGACCGCGCTGGTCTCTCAATTGAACGTGTCACCGGTGACGCTGACATTGGTTCATGCCGGACAGGAACCGGACCCGACTGCACTGGTGCTTCCGGACAAGCCTGACTGGTCCTGGAACCAGCTGTTCGGGCAAGGCGATCCTGTGGAATGGGTTCTGGCAGCAGGCGCCGAGTTCGATGTGGATGTGATCGTCATGGCAACGAAGGGACAGGATAGCGTGCTGGACATGTTGCGCGGCAGCACGACGGAACGCGTGCTGCGCGGAGCGCGCTGCCCGGTGCTTGCGATCCCGGCGCCGCTGGTCTGA